The following proteins are co-located in the Aquarana catesbeiana isolate 2022-GZ linkage group LG02, ASM4218655v1, whole genome shotgun sequence genome:
- the LOC141129087 gene encoding uncharacterized protein isoform X1, translated as MAASMGAVLHWDTLEQRKHKGQNLYYDLFRWKLLQLPPDVHRFCDPLLSAPRRKELLHLLRSLEEESSCQRLQILFSFSVPSPQVLDLLCALHCPLVSAGAGTGYWEFLLQSRGLDVVAFDQNRIFPPEMRYTEIMTGGPELLENYPDRALFLAWPDADESSRFSLDCLAYFRGHTLFHVGELLGETLSSNPWGQSTSRDFQLALAEDFCCVKRIRLPNWPGHVDSFTVWKRKNPQFVLCDGAHFQYVDTQLEADQ; from the exons ATGGCGGCCTCTATGGGCGCTGTACTGCACTGGGACACTCTGGAGCAGAGGAAACACAAGGGGCAGAATCTCTACTATGACCTCTTCCGCTGGAAgctgctgcagctccccccagatgTGCACAGGTTCTGCGACCCCCTGCTGTCCGCCCCCCGCAGGAAGGAACTTCTCCACCTTCTACGGAGCCTGGAGGAAGAATCGAGCTGTCAGCGCCTGCAGATCCTCTTCTCCTTCTCTGTGCCCAGTCCACAGGTGCTGGACCTGCTGTGTGCTCTGCACTGCCCCCTGGTGTCTGCAGGAGCG GGCACTGGCTACTGGGAATTTTTACTGCAGAGTCGTGGGCTTGACGTAGTTGCTTTTGACCAAAATCGAATTTTTCCACCTGAGATGCGTTACACAGAGATCATG ACTGGAGGTCCTGAGCTGTTAGAGAATTACCCAGACAGAGCCTTATTCCTTGCCTGGCCGGATGCAGACG AATCGTCACGTTTTTCTCTGGATTGTCTGGCTTACTTCAGGGGACACACACTGTTCCATGTGGGCGAACTGCTTGGTGAAACATTGTCTTCCAATCCCTGGGGGCAGTCCACGTCACGTGACTTCCAGCTTGCATTGGCTGAGGATTTCTGCTGTGTGAAGAGGATACGGCTGCCCAACTGGCCAGGGCATGTTGACTCATTCACTGTGTGGAAGAGGAAAAACCCTCAATTTGTGCTGTGTGATGGTGCCCATTTCCAGTATGTGGATACACAGCTGGAAgcagatcagtaa
- the LOC141129087 gene encoding uncharacterized protein isoform X3, with protein sequence MAASMGAVLHWDTLEQRKHKGQNLYYDLFRWKLLQLPPDVHRFCDPLLSAPRRKELLHLLRSLEEESSCQRLQILFSFSVPSPQVLDLLCALHCPLVSAGAGTGYWEFLLQSRGLDVVAFDQNRIFPPEMRYTEIMTGGPELLENYPDRALFLAWPDADGSYSLLPC encoded by the exons ATGGCGGCCTCTATGGGCGCTGTACTGCACTGGGACACTCTGGAGCAGAGGAAACACAAGGGGCAGAATCTCTACTATGACCTCTTCCGCTGGAAgctgctgcagctccccccagatgTGCACAGGTTCTGCGACCCCCTGCTGTCCGCCCCCCGCAGGAAGGAACTTCTCCACCTTCTACGGAGCCTGGAGGAAGAATCGAGCTGTCAGCGCCTGCAGATCCTCTTCTCCTTCTCTGTGCCCAGTCCACAGGTGCTGGACCTGCTGTGTGCTCTGCACTGCCCCCTGGTGTCTGCAGGAGCG GGCACTGGCTACTGGGAATTTTTACTGCAGAGTCGTGGGCTTGACGTAGTTGCTTTTGACCAAAATCGAATTTTTCCACCTGAGATGCGTTACACAGAGATCATG ACTGGAGGTCCTGAGCTGTTAGAGAATTACCCAGACAGAGCCTTATTCCTTGCCTGGCCGGATGCAGACG GGTCCTACAGTCTTCTTCCATGCTAG
- the LOC141129087 gene encoding uncharacterized protein isoform X2 produces MAASMGAVLHWDTLEQRKHKGQNLYYDLFRWKLLQLPPDVHRFCDPLLSAPRRKELLHLLRSLEEESSCQRLQILFSFSVPSPQVLDLLCALHCPLVSAGAGTGYWEFLLQSRGLDVVAFDQNRIFPPEMRYTEIMTGGPELLENYPDRALFLAWPDADDMLQWKHSLFNAYYSRIFQQGQN; encoded by the exons ATGGCGGCCTCTATGGGCGCTGTACTGCACTGGGACACTCTGGAGCAGAGGAAACACAAGGGGCAGAATCTCTACTATGACCTCTTCCGCTGGAAgctgctgcagctccccccagatgTGCACAGGTTCTGCGACCCCCTGCTGTCCGCCCCCCGCAGGAAGGAACTTCTCCACCTTCTACGGAGCCTGGAGGAAGAATCGAGCTGTCAGCGCCTGCAGATCCTCTTCTCCTTCTCTGTGCCCAGTCCACAGGTGCTGGACCTGCTGTGTGCTCTGCACTGCCCCCTGGTGTCTGCAGGAGCG GGCACTGGCTACTGGGAATTTTTACTGCAGAGTCGTGGGCTTGACGTAGTTGCTTTTGACCAAAATCGAATTTTTCCACCTGAGATGCGTTACACAGAGATCATG ACTGGAGGTCCTGAGCTGTTAGAGAATTACCCAGACAGAGCCTTATTCCTTGCCTGGCCGGATGCAGACG ACATGCTGCAATGGAAACACTCACTTTTTAACGCATACTATTCAAGAATCTTTCAGCAAGGACAAAATTAG
- the LOC141129087 gene encoding uncharacterized protein isoform X4: protein MQTGTGYWEFLLQSRGLDVVAFDQNRIFPPEMRYTEIMTGGPELLENYPDRALFLAWPDADESSRFSLDCLAYFRGHTLFHVGELLGETLSSNPWGQSTSRDFQLALAEDFCCVKRIRLPNWPGHVDSFTVWKRKNPQFVLCDGAHFQYVDTQLEADQ, encoded by the exons GGCACTGGCTACTGGGAATTTTTACTGCAGAGTCGTGGGCTTGACGTAGTTGCTTTTGACCAAAATCGAATTTTTCCACCTGAGATGCGTTACACAGAGATCATG ACTGGAGGTCCTGAGCTGTTAGAGAATTACCCAGACAGAGCCTTATTCCTTGCCTGGCCGGATGCAGACG AATCGTCACGTTTTTCTCTGGATTGTCTGGCTTACTTCAGGGGACACACACTGTTCCATGTGGGCGAACTGCTTGGTGAAACATTGTCTTCCAATCCCTGGGGGCAGTCCACGTCACGTGACTTCCAGCTTGCATTGGCTGAGGATTTCTGCTGTGTGAAGAGGATACGGCTGCCCAACTGGCCAGGGCATGTTGACTCATTCACTGTGTGGAAGAGGAAAAACCCTCAATTTGTGCTGTGTGATGGTGCCCATTTCCAGTATGTGGATACACAGCTGGAAgcagatcagtaa